The proteins below come from a single Euleptes europaea isolate rEulEur1 chromosome 5, rEulEur1.hap1, whole genome shotgun sequence genomic window:
- the EIF4A2 gene encoding eukaryotic initiation factor 4A-II has product MSGGSADYSRDHGPEGMDPDGVIESNWNEIVDNFDDMNLKESLLRGIYAYGFEKPSAIQQRAIIPCIKGYDVIAQAQSGTGKTATFAISILQQLEIDHKETQALVLAPTRELAQQIQKVILALGDYMGATCHACIGGTNVRNEMQKLQAEAPHIVVGTPGRVFDMLNRRYLSPKWIKMFVLDEADEMLSRGFKDQIYEIFQKLSTNIQVVLLSATMPMDVLEVTKKFMRDPIRILVKKEELTLEGIKQFYINVEREEWKLDTLCDLYETLTITQAVIFLNTRRKVDWLTEKMHARDFTVSALHGDMDQKERDVIMREFRSGSSRVLITTDLLARGIDVQQVSLVINYDLPTNRENYIHRIGRGGRFGRKGVAINFVTEEDKRILRDIETFYNTTVEEMPMNVADLI; this is encoded by the exons ATGTCAGGCGGGTCCGCGGATTACAGCCG AGATCATGGCCCAGAGGGAATGGACCCCGATGGCGTCATTGAG AGCAATTGGAATGAAATCGTTGACAATTTTGATGATATGAACTTAAAAGAATCCCTCCTCAGGGGCATTTATGCATATGGTTTTGAGAAGCCTTCAGCTATTCAGCAGCGGGCTATTATTCCATGTATCAAAG GGTATGATGTGATTGCTCAAGCTCAGTCAGGTACTGGCAAGACAGCCACATTTGCTATTTCCATCCTGCAACAGTTGGAGATTGATCACAAGGAGACCCAAGCACTAGTATTGGCCCCTACCAGAGAACTGGCTCAACAG ATCCAAAAAGTTATTCTGGCTCTTGGTGACTATATGGGCGCAACTTGCCATGCCTGCATTGGTGGCACGAATGTTCGCAATGAGATGCAGAAGCTGCAGGCAGAGGCTCCCCACATTGTGGTGGGAACACCCGGACGCGTATTTGACATGTTAAACAGGCGCTATCTGT CGCCCAAATGGATCAAAATGTTTGTTCTGGATGAAGCTGATGAAATGTTGAGCCGGGGTTTTAAGGATCAAATCTATGAAatttttcagaagctaagcacaaaCATTcag GTTGTGTTGCTTTCTGCCACTATGCCAATGGATGTGTTGGAGGTGACCAAAAAGTTCATGAGAGATCCCATTCGTATCCTAGTGAAGAAAGAAGAATTGACCCTCGAGGGTATCAAACAATTCTACATTAATGTGGAGAGAGAG GAATGGAAGCTGGATACTCTCTGTGATTTGTATGAAACTTTGACCATTACGCAGGCTGTTATTTTCCTTAATACAAGAAGGAAAGTAGACTGGCTTACAGAGAAAATGCACGCAAGGGACTTCACTGTCTCTGCTCTG CATGGTGACATGGACCAGAAGGAGCGGGATGTCATCATGAGAGAGTTTAGGTCAGGATCAAGCCGTGTCTTGATCACTACTGACTTGTTG GCTCGTGGCATTGATGTGCAGCAGGTGTCATTGGTTATAAATTATGACCTGCCGACCAATCGTGAAAACTACATTCACAG GATTGGCCGAGGTGGTCGATTTGGCAGGAAAGGCGTGGCTATAAACTTTGTCACTGAGGAGGACAAGCGGATCCTTCGGGATATTGAGACTTTCTACAATACTACAGTGGAGGAGATGCCCATGAATGTGGCTGACCTCATTTAA